Proteins encoded together in one Candidatus Schekmanbacteria bacterium window:
- a CDS encoding ASCH domain-containing protein codes for MAFALSLRQPWAELILQGKKTIETRRWDTDFRGEFFIHASKTIDKEACNEFGIDPSSLAVGAIVGKATIVDVKEYYTKDQFMKDNSKHLAGFYGFMRPMFGFILEDIERIKPIPQKGALKFFEVNL; via the coding sequence ATGGCTTTTGCATTATCATTAAGGCAACCTTGGGCCGAGTTAATACTTCAAGGAAAGAAGACTATTGAAACTAGGCGTTGGGATACTGACTTTAGAGGGGAATTTTTTATTCATGCTTCTAAAACAATAGATAAAGAAGCATGTAATGAATTTGGTATTGATCCCTCTTCTTTAGCAGTTGGTGCTATTGTCGGTAAAGCGACAATAGTTGATGTTAAAGAATATTACACAAAAGACCAGTTTATGAAAGATAATTCTAAACACTTAGCTGGATTTTATGGATTCATGCGTCCAATGTTTGGATTTATTTTAGAAGATATAGAGCGAATAAAACCGATTCCTCAGAAAGGTGCATTAAAATTTTTTGAGGTGAATTT